In the genome of Arabidopsis thaliana chromosome 4, partial sequence, the window CAATTTTAGACAAAAGACCAGTTTTGGAGTAATGGGCCATTGATGCATCGTTGGCCCAGTAAAAATCCTGACTTTTGATCTGGgaatttttctcaaaatttaattcTGCTTCAAATGGGGGAACATCATTTACCTCAACTCGCTCTAGGGTTCAATTATTTAGGATTTTAATCTGTTTGACCCCTTTTGGTtgaatcaatttttgaaaccccccccccccacTTATTCTCACTACCCCTCCCCTTCCCAACATATTTGAAATACAAATTTACCCTTTTCCTTTGTCCCTTTCAATTTTCTATTTAGTTTTTGCTACCAAACAAACTATTAAAATCTACCAATCATATTCattctctctcctttttcatTAACCACCTAAACCTACAAAAACCTATAAAAACGGTGGACAACTGAAACCAATAGGTACAAGTATGTTGACGGACTTCTACGaagatatataattacataccgttttctttttattttttattttcaggtTATAATCAAAAAGACTTCAGTCATACGCGTTGCTTATAATAGATACTATTAATTTTCTTGtcttatttatacaaattaatattttttgtttggtcaacTAAGTACAACTAAGGTCTATTCACTTTGCTAGTTTTctgaattttataaaatatgaaaatttaaaaccaaattaagaaaacttaAATAATGCATACACAAAATACACAAcaactttttaacaaaaattcatatttttataagttaatgaaatttttatcACAAAATTCCACATTCATACACTAACAATCTTATACTTTCATGGTTACTTGGTCTATTTGAactaaaaattttaaagtttcttaaatacttatatttttataaatataaatactCCAATACATTGTACTGTTATTTTGATGAGACAATAACGTTCcacccaaaaataataatttagagTTGATAACAACtaaatttactaaattttcGAAATTGTACAATTATGAGCAAAAATGTGCAACCGAGTACAACTTTACAATTATGAGCAAATTTCtactattaattaattattatttttaaatgatggTGTCATACAAGATATTTCTCAGCTTTttgtagatatttttttttttttatatttttaataaagcACTTAGTTTTATGGGTGATTTGCAGAAATAAccaattttgaaaaagttattaaatttatagCATCATAAGTTTGGAAATTAAGTGAGTAACATAAGTAGTgtttgaaaatacaaaaaaacccttactacaaaaaaaacaatgaggCGTATGTGAGGctatgagaagagaagagaggagagtggagagagaggagagaaagagagagagagagagagagagagagagagagagagagagagagagagagagaggagagaaaaaaaatcaaaccttaaGATAACGTATAAGAAAcccaaacaacaaaagtttcagatttctcattttaaattatattgaatTCAATGAACCCTTAATCCAAATTTAACTGTggcaaagagaaacaaagttacaaatgtctttattacatatattatacagaatattgctttgtttgttaattattgattttttgttggttatacAATCAAATTTCCGtagttttataattataaaaaactttttcttttctttcaaaacactcttgattttaaaaaataaaagactaacattcattgtttttagtgattttttttaattaaaatacttatatgcattttaattttttttcaaaatttttgtcaaaaaatcttaaattcaTACATAAACCTAGATACATAGTTGTACATGAACGTACCAGttgtacatttttttttcttttcttttttcttttatagctTAGAAGTCAAGCGTAACAAATGTATTTCATTGAAGAAACGTACCAGTTGTACATAAACGACTAAATTCATACATAAATCTAGATACATAATTGCACATGAATTTACTAGTTGTACATAAACGACTAGATTCATACATAActttagaaaccaaaatacCAATCGAACAATAGTAATTAAACACGTAGACACAAAAACCTTATATACCAAATCATCAaagcattttctttttctgcttctcattcttatttcctttttccttctccttctccttctccttctccttctcattctctttctccttctccttctttttttcttctctttctcattctcaattcaatattaaacatttaaaagaaatctCAAATTCCATATAAACATGGATGGTTTTGGGAAACTCTCACAATCTCACTatctaaaccataaaccaaagagatcaaagcaatatttatatagagtTTATTTTCAACAAAGTTCAAAAACTTATCCCATAGAGGATAAATTGAAAGGAGGATTCCCAAAATTCAAATCGAAAAAACGGCAAACTAAAATCCGAAAATCtatttacaaatcaaaatcttcaaaacccAACCCAATCCATCCGTAAATCAAACTCAAGAGCAAAGATGTGaaattgaaaaggaaaaagaaaaggaagaccAAGACTGTGAATCTGAAGTGGAATTAGCCAACGGTAGTTATGAGGACAATCAAAACTCATGAAAGGGATCTCTTATTCTGTCtaaaaaatctctataaatgGTGGAGAGAACAAGGGGAATTGAGAATCTGATTGTGAAtatggattttaaaatttcaggTTGGAAGAATGGATGATCAGTTTGTGAAGCGATGGGATCCATTCAATGAGAAAGATAGCGTGAAGCTAcctggaaaaagaaagaaaaaaattaagaatttaggttttttcttttatttttggatttgggaATAAAAGATCCAAACTCATATGGATTTAGATCCAAAGTGTGGTTGGGTcgtaaatatatcaaataccCTCagatttatttgtcttttaccAATTATctgtattaaaataaataaataaaagtattattcTTATATGGGGGGATAAGTAGAGAATGTTTGAAGCTTGGGGggcgaagaagatgaaaatccAATTATTTACAACTTCTATTATTTacagcttcttctcttcctcaatGGCATATGAATTCTCAGATTCTACTTAGTAAGGGTTGAATTTGGATCTTCAAcagttgcagaagaagaagaacgaagaacaagaagaagaagaagaagacgtaagaaaaatataagcaAGGACTGACgaacaaaggagaagaaaactaacaatggaagaagaaggagaataataagaagaaggtAATTTCTCGTTCAGGTCGCCGCTTGTCGACACTAAACTGAAAAAGTGagaaattcataaaattttagggtttagttaaCATACTAGAGGATTATTGTGAAGTAGCtgaatcttttgttgtttatggTTTCAATTTCAGGGAAATttggttgatgatgaagatgaggaaggaTATGGGCCACTTATAGGTAAAAAAGCTCAAACAGATTAAACAGCCCAATCCTCTAAATGAACAAAAACGGGAGCACGAAGCCCGACAAAAAAGGGAACAAGACCAAGCCGATCAAGGACAAGGCCGACAATATCAAGCCCAACCAGTTCAGCCTCAAAGCAAAATACCGGTAATTTTGTCAACAATCTCTTAAAAATACCCTAATATTTCTTAAACTCAAGAACCGAAATGACTTGGAATCGAATCGTTGACCTGAATACCCAAACACCCAAGACTCTTATTTTTGATTGACACGACATCTTTTCATACCTTAActcttctttttatatttgtgtaGCTCTTTGGTGATGGCGGCCTCATTCTTACAGATTGGACAACTTCACATCTAATCGATGATCCTATCGATCAATACAAAGGTACTTCTTACACTCttaatttgagttttaattaTCATAATTACCCGatactatatttttgttgttgtttctaattgtatttattgtttctttttgcagATACTTGTAGTTCCGTTGTCTTCACAAGACTTACACAGGCATCTTACAACAAAGATAGACATATTGCCCCACGCCAAAACATGTCATATCGAGATTTGGTAGAGTACCTTAAAGGAAAATCCAAAGGACGAAAGCTTTCCttccaaaatttaaatgaaCCGATCAAGTACATCCAAAATGTTGGGCTTCTTAAAGATGTGAGTGagttatattataaattcttttaattcctaatcatatatatgaaagaagaCTAACTCTCTCCCACAACTTGACACATCAGCACATGAGAGCTTGCAACCTAGActtcataaaataagtaatacataattagtaattaattcaacataacaactaaaataggagaatataattaatgagaacttgaaccatcactctttctacatttttttaattcaatatatcctCTTTAATTTTAAGATCCACTTAAGTGGCTATAGTGAtgataaaatccaaacatgttACACATATTCCTGGCCTAAAAATTAGACGAttattatgaaagaaactaaatgaatatgcagattaaatatatctaagctTTTTGAGATTTAtgctaagaaaacaagtaatttgaaaGATATTTGAGGAACTATCCTTATAACTAATACGTAAGATATAACTGATTTTGTTTCGAAAGAGAAATAGTTGATATAGTATATTGATAGAAAACTTGCCACTCTAATTACTTTTGTAGGTCATCTATCATGTACCAGCTGTTATAACTGAAAAATGTGATGCACATGTTATGTTTGTCGTAGCAAAAGACATGATAAAGGCTCCGAATGGAGAAAGCGGATCGGACGGAGCAGATCAAGCGGATCAAGCAGATCAAGCTGAACAAAAGCGGATCAAGTAGATATTGCGGTACAAATGCGGTTCAAGCGGTTCGAACgcttcaaaatatattttgaatagtgacatcaataaaattttgcgtctatattaaaaaaaaactttatctcacattatttattgatttggacattatttaattttcttaatttgattttctttagttttgaactttatattttaaataaaataacttatatactataataaaaattaaataaaatctgtAATAGCTACCTTATTATTCAACATAAAGTTCTTTACATTTATAtgtacaaatatttatatgatatgttataattaaaattaattatttttaaaatataattataataataataaaatagaataacaagaacaaaactagtatttatataatttatattctaGTAATTACAgataaaataccaaaaaaattaataccaTAAGATTTTGGTTAATCTCTAATCTAGTAGTTAGAAATAAACATGtctattttaaatatcaagaaaagaaagaaataaaaaacataagacAAAAGCAGAACAAACTAAAAACACAGCATAATAGTGGTATTTTTACTGTAACATGCGGATCCGTGTATTTTCTTCACAAGATTGAACTGCTTGTGGATGTACTGCACttgttattttaataataaaattttgcagaTCAATTCTATTATCTTGAATGGAAGATACAATTGCATTAGTCCCGCTCTGCTTTATATTTGTAACTCCTCTGCTCTCCCATTCAAACCCAAAGAGTGGATTGCATTTTTTGGTGACCCAAAATCCATGGGGAACCGAACAAGGCTTATGGCTATTATTGGTTATCACTACAGGACGATGGcaagtttaaaatattttggcCACTCTCATAgtggaaaatatttttttttttaacagcactggtttttatttcattttcgtCAAATGATTGCATGGTGATTAACACTTTTCTTTAAACAATCTTTTGAATGGATTCTCTTATTGTAAATCACATTTTATTGTGTTAATAATAAGTTACTTGTCATTAGCCATCATTTATAAAAGAAGTAAATCAAAGATATTAActctgtaaaaaaaacaaagaaaaatgatattaacTGTTTTTAGAAACTACACTGTTACAGATTTAAGAGAAACTTATTTCTTTACCACtcaaatatgtaaaaatgaaccaaattttagaaaagaaaactcaaacGAAAGCAGTGCTTTTAAAGCACCACTATTCtttaatagaaaagaaaatcttcttaaTAAAGTGCAGGACACataaataaccaaacaaaaacagacgAAATTATTAAGAACATCAGTTAAAACTGGTAATGCATCCATTAAATCATTAAGAAACACTATAATATGACTTCATAAAATAATACCTTTCCCTAAGTCCACCATGCTCTTAGTCTTTCACCTAGttcacaaaacaacaacaacaacaaaaaaaaaaaaaaaaaagtaagcgAGCAACACCTATAT includes:
- a CDS encoding uncharacterized protein (BEST Arabidopsis thaliana protein match is: Cysteine proteinases superfamily protein (TAIR:AT5G17080.1); Has 155 Blast hits to 136 proteins in 31 species: Archae - 0; Bacteria - 11; Metazoa - 28; Fungi - 14; Plants - 17; Viruses - 0; Other Eukaryotes - 85 (source: NCBI BLink).) — translated: MDDQFVKRWDPFNEKDSLQKKKNEEQEEEEEDVKKLKQIKQPNPLNEQKREHEARQKREQDQADQGQGRQYQAQPVQPQSKIPLFGDGGLILTDWTTSHLIDDPIDQYKDTCSSVVFTRLTQASYNKDRHIAPRQNMSYRDLVEYLKGKSKGRKLSFQNLNEPIKYIQNVGLLKDVIYHVPAVITEKCDAHVMFVVAKDMIKAPNGESGSDGADQADQADQAEQKRIK